tttgatacactaaaatatgaaaactatagtcaaacaaagaacaaatatgaatttaagcaaaaaattattataaatatattttacagaatttttttacatataatatatatatatatttgatatatttatacaattattaatttataatataaatgggaccatatatttacatagaattttcaaaaaaattattatcttattaatttatcgatttgtgtaACTTTTTACACTGGTCCCAACTTGGGACcggaagaatttattaatttacagaggttattaatttatagagtattaatttatgagGTTCTACTGTAAACTACTGTGACATTTTTCATAACTtaacttggaaaaaaatatgaaatttagatatgaaaaatcacaaattcacaacAAGGTAAATAGTTTCAAACTATGCACAATGTTGCAGGCGATAGTTTCAAACTCTTGACAAGTTGACATGCATAAACTACAAAACTATCAAAGATTTCTCATGTTTTGGATTCGTATTTAGTAGTTTTATGCATTTTGTTCATTATCACACAACTTAATAAATCATCAGTGTAGGTACAATTACAAAGACAATAGTCTAGAacttaaaaatcatttttacaAGTGCAGAAATGGGCTATGTTGCCATATGGCTTCACAATGTCAAAACGGGAGAGATACTATGGTTAGGCAtgatctatggtttagggttatCAATACTGGCTAATTATGTATCAAAGTCAAACCACCATggctttcatttttttttggtcagttattttttttaaaatgcaCATTACATTATTATGTTGACTCAGCAGGATATAATAATGAGAAAATCTAATGCTAtttaaaatagagaaaaattaagaaataactTTCTCCTAattgtgattttcttttcaatggTTGATTATGGAAGtaaatattgaaatatcaaTAACCGCTGTGGGTCAAAGAGTCAATGACAATTATTACTTGCCCAAAAGTTAATGAAAAACCAATGACGAGGTTTATCCAATGAAAACTCTCCACGTGTATGTATGACCAGTAATCATCCAGCGATTTCGTAATTTCCAGTGTAAGAAATGCGCTCATAAATATCATCTTCTctattgagaagaagaagaagaattcacAAGAAGAATATTcacagagaagagagagcgATAATAATGGCGTTTAAGGGTTTCGCGTGTTTTTCgattcttttgttgttgtctctatTCGTTTCCTCTATACGAAGCGAGGAGACGAAGGAATTTGTCTTGACTCTCGATCACTCTAACTTCACCGAAACCATCTCCAAGCACGATTTCATCGTCGTCGAGTTCTACGCCCCTTGGTAAGTTCTCTATTACTCTactcttcaatttcttcttattcGTGAGAGATCTCTGTTGCCATGGACTTATGTCGTGAAATTCGTGGTTAGTGTTAATTTAAATGGCGcaaagcttttgattttgattgattgcGTCTAGTCGAATTCTGTAGATAAAGTGTTTAGGACTATACTTTGGTACAACGATGCTTGATTTGTAATTGATTCGTGATATCTAtgtgtttttgctttgtttcagGTGTGGTCACTGCCAGAAGCTTGCTCCTGAGGTGAGAAATTGGCTTTGAAATCACTTTCTTAGGATTTGTGTGTGAAACCAATCTATTTTAGCTAAAATGgtttatatttgattgtttacAGTACGAGAAGGCTGCATCAGAGTTGAGTAGTCATAACCCTCCTCTTGCTCTCGCCAAGATCGATGCTAgtgaagaagcaaacaaagaatttgCTAATGAGTACAAGATTCAGGGTTTCCCCACTCTTAAGATTTTGAGAAATGGAGGGAAGTCGGTTCAAGATTACAACGGACCTCGTGAAGCTGAGGGTATTGTCACTTATTTGAAGAAGCAAAGTGGTCCTGCTTCTGTTGAAATTAAGTCAGCTGATTCTGCCACTGAGGTTGTTGGTGAAAAGAATGTTGTTGCTGTAAGTGTCTCTAATGGatcattttttcttggtttcttttcCATTAGTATTGCAGGCACTAATGTCTAGCTCTGTTGTCTTAGGTTGGAGTGTTCCCTAAATTATCCGGGGATGAGTTTGATTCTTTCATGGCCCTTGCTGAGAAATTGCGTGCTGACTATGATTTCGCACACACTTTGGATGCTAAGTTTCTTCCTCGTGGAGAGTCTGTGGAAGGACCTGCAGTGAGGCTGTTCAAGCCTTTTGATGAATTGTTTGTTGACTCCAAGGTAAAGGGGAACCTTTTCATTTTGTACATTACATCAATGAGAAGTCAAGTTTTATGCAATaatgtttcaaattatttatttgatttgcgAATCATGGATTCAGGACTTCAATGGGGAAGCTCTAGAGAAATTTGTCAAAGAATCAAGTATCCCACTTGTCACCGTCTTTGACAGTGATCCAAACAACCACCCTTATGTTGCCAAATTCTTTGAAAGCCCTGCCACTAAGGTAATTCTCAGTAAAGTTATTTTGGATCTCACTGCAGTGCAATACATTAATGGACGTTTTCAGTTATGCCTTGCATTTTTACTGGACAAGTATTTTAGATTTCTGAAGATGGTAGTTTAGTAATTTAGTATGTGCTTGAAGGTTAAAAGCTTTTCTTTGCCGGTGGTAGTGTTAACTATGACAAAAGCTGTGATATCATAAAGTAGTGATTGAATTTGGGTAATAGCATCATAGTTCTCTAGATAATTGTAAAAgcatttgttctgtttctgaaATTTCAGGCGATGATGTTCGTTAACTTCACTGGAGCAACAGCTGAAGCTCTAAAATCAAAGTACCGTGAAGTAGCTACATCCAACAAAGATCAAAGTCTTGCCTTCCTTGTTGGTGATGCAGAGAGCAGCCAAGGCGCTTTCCAGGTTACTACACATTTAAGTTTTGTCTCttattatcattttctcaTGCCAATGT
This sequence is a window from Arabidopsis thaliana chromosome 1 sequence. Protein-coding genes within it:
- the PDIL1-2 gene encoding PDI-like 1-2 (PDI-like 1-2 (PDIL1-2); FUNCTIONS IN: protein disulfide isomerase activity; INVOLVED IN: response to cadmium ion, response to salt stress, response to endoplasmic reticulum stress; LOCATED IN: endoplasmic reticulum, plasma membrane, chloroplast; EXPRESSED IN: 28 plant structures; EXPRESSED DURING: 15 growth stages; CONTAINS InterPro DOMAIN/s: Thioredoxin fold (InterPro:IPR012335), Disulphide isomerase (InterPro:IPR005788), Thioredoxin domain (InterPro:IPR013766), Thioredoxin, conserved site (InterPro:IPR017937), Thioredoxin-like subdomain (InterPro:IPR006662), Protein disulphide isomerase (InterPro:IPR005792), Thioredoxin-like (InterPro:IPR017936), Thioredoxin-like fold (InterPro:IPR012336); BEST Arabidopsis thaliana protein match is: PDI-like 1-1 (TAIR:AT1G21750.1); Has 30299 Blast hits to 17128 proteins in 2902 species: Archae - 354; Bacteria - 14610; Metazoa - 5224; Fungi - 1567; Plants - 2445; Viruses - 29; Other Eukaryotes - 6070 (source: NCBI BLink).): MAFKGFACFSILLLLSLFVSSIRSEETKEFVLTLDHSNFTETISKHDFIVVEFYAPWCGHCQKLAPEYEKAASELSSHNPPLALAKIDASEEANKEFANEYKIQGFPTLKILRNGGKSVQDYNGPREAEGIVTYLKKQSGPASVEIKSADSATEVVGEKNVVAVGVFPKLSGDEFDSFMALAEKLRADYDFAHTLDAKFLPRGESVEGPAVRLFKPFDELFVDSKDFNGEALEKFVKESSIPLVTVFDSDPNNHPYVAKFFESPATKAMMFVNFTGATAEALKSKYREVATSNKDQSLAFLVGDAESSQGAFQYFGLEESQVPLIIIQTPDNKKYLKVNVEVDQIESWFKDFQDGKVAVHKKSQPIPAENNEPVKVVVAESLDDIVFKSGKNVLIEFYAPWCGHCQKLAPILDEVALSFQNDPSVIIAKLDATANDIPSDTFDVKGFPTIYFRSASGNVVVYEGDRTKEDFINFVEKNSEKKPTSHGEESTKSEEPKKTEETAAKDEL